GTGTTGACAACACATGTGATCCAGTAGGATGTGTTGCTATTGCGATGGTGACACCTCCCATGAAATGGCCCATTAGTCTTCCCCAGCCTCAAGTTGTCAACCTCAGCATCATGTACTGTACTTCACCTCTCCGCTGACTCATCATATTCTCTGTGTGACTGTATccgcatacagtatatatataaatatatatatagtacgtTGCAGATATCTACCTTTAAAAGATAATTACAGTAGCAGTTGAAAGAGTGCGAGCAGTATGATGATAGCATTCCGTTTTAATGCAAAAACAATTATAATAGTGGATTAAAGAGTCACAAAGGCACAAAGTAAACAATAAATAACGATTATGTAGCTTTTACACAAGCTTACAACCGTAACTAGTGAATTCATAAACAAGCTAAGCAACCTTATGAGATAAAACAATAAAgaagctagctagttagctacTAAACTGCATTTGCACAGTATTTGGGTTATGTTACAATGTAAATATTctaaagtgcaaaacaataacCAAAAACAGGAAACcaacaaagcaacaatgaaACGTTAACTCTCACCACAGGCGATAACGTCTTCGTGTAAAACTGTATTGCGTTTATAAGCACAAGTTGTTCCTAACATTCCACTCACCTAGTAAAGTCAGTCACCTAAATAAGGTacataactttttttgcattttgattcATCCTAAAAAATCTGAGTTGCAAGATTTTTGTTGCGATTCTGGATTAAGTTGATTGGAGGAATGATTCAACCGCTGTCAAGGGAGGAATAAACTATAATGTCAACAATGCTATTGGTCGTCGTGGTGTCAAAGTTTCTGCTGTGTCTGCTCATTTTTAACATGGCGATACGGTGTATATGTGTTTGCGGGCCGCTCCTCAGCTCTATATGAGGTCAAGATGCCCTTGCGTTCTTTTGTACACACCACCAAACACTAACGCGCATCTGCAGTGCAACACCTACACGTTTATGAAGTAAAGTTAGGGTTTCAATACTTCTATTTGTGCTCGTCAGGCTGCTTGACGGCCTTAATTTTGGACGGGTGCTTTTGCCCGTATTCAGCTGCAGTATCGTTTGAGCGCACTTCTGCAGTGCGCTTGAGCCTTGAACTCGCGCCGACTAGCTCGCCGGCTCTTGTTGCAGGACCCCACCCAGCCCCCGCTCGTCACACCACAACTGCCGCCCTTTTTGGGGGCCCGCGCCAGACCCAATCTATGACACCTAAAAGGCTGCCATCTTCGTGGAGCGGCGCTCAAGGACGATGAAACATGGCGTGGGGGTGTGGCTACTGAATTGTGTTCATTTACAGTGGATATCGAGCTAAAAATAGATGCGCTGCTCTCATGCTGCAACTtactttgccattttttttgccctgcACTGCAAAGAGAGGAATGCGGGCGTAACAGGAatgaaaatctcaaaacacCGGTGCAGCTGTTTTTGGTGCATCACCGCCCAACAGTTGCTAATCGTACCACATCGGCTAAAGTGATTTAGGATAAGAAGCGAGCGTTCAGACCGATGGGTGATCACTGGAACTACCCTGACCCAGCCAGCAATTCTTACTGGAAACACTGGTTAGACCACCCGTTCCACATGCGCTTGTGTGTGACTAGTGGcaaattgtttcaaaatgtgCATGCATCATTCCCCTGCATAGCAAGATGGTTCTTGAAAGAATATTTACAAGAGCGAATGTTGAGAATTCGTTTTTTGtagtaaatacagtacattgaagGCAATGTAATGatgataaattaaaatgtaaaattgtaaaaactGCATCTGTTATCGatgtttattttggtttggttaaaaacacctgggtaaaaaaaattagttttgcAGACACAGTACAAGTAATTATTTTATGCTTGTGTATTAGTCAGTCTTTCACTGAAATTGATTTTCATGATAAAAAATAGTTTATTGTTTTCCattaattttcaaatgtaaacaataaaagCACATGATTATTTCTTTAGACGTCAATAGTTATTTACACACATTCCTGAACAGTAAAATGAGTTATTGCGGCTGGATTTTGGAtgcttgagcattttttttttttaggggggggttCTCAGTGAAACTATACTGAAGCAACTGAAATtggtggaattgtttttttaataaatgaattaTCCGCTTAAAATGGTAAGACATCGGCAGTTTACTAAAATTGGAAGTCTTCATGTAATGGTTCTGGGACAAATGTGGAGGTGGTCTCATGAATTAATCACTCAGTCTTGTCACTGGTTCAGCCTTAGAATAAGTTTGAAAGTTCTGGTCTCTGAATCACTACGTGGTTCAGGTCCTGAATATATGAAGAAataatatagaatatacactCAGTAAGGCTTTGAGACTCATTTGGACTGGCAAATAGTGGAGTCCAAagtaaacatggtgaagcagcatttggctattagtctgcacacaaatggaataaaatggCAACAGAAATGACATCAGCCCCCAGTGGGATTGTTTTCAAGTCCaggttgaaaacatttttttttccatcctttttagaACATTTCCAATTTTAAATGATAATTCTTGCAtggaaagctgttttaattccACCCTCCCCAAACCCCAGTTCGTtttaaaagggttttttttttttttttttgtatttaaatagtTTTAATCATGTACAGCACGTTGTTACCTTATGTATAAAATGCACTACATATAAAACATTGCTTTGCTTGGAAATACTTCCACACAAcagtacaataaataatgtaatttaaacTGTAATCACTATTACTTTCTATGTTATTCTTCTGCAGCAAAACAAGTAACTTTCTATTGCACGGGACTCTATCCAAGGTGCTGAATTGGAAAAGGAAAGTCCCAATTTTCATCTGAGAACATTATTCATCTGCAACTCCACAATTATGCATTTGAAagtcaaaaatataaatgaatgcGAAATGCAAACACATGACAATGCAGCAGTGTAATCGATGAAGTCACGTGTCCGACAGTGTCCAATAGCAGAAGGTCTGATGGGATCAGAGCCCTCCCTCCCCCTGTTGAGTGCCAGCAACTTTCCTGGCGAGCACCGCGACGCCggccatatataaggcacacgcGGAGGAGGTGACGGTCGCTGTGAAAGCCATTCACCCCTCACACctgcacgcacacgcatacaTCCACGTCCACGTCCTCCCCCTCACACCCGCATAGTCGCTCTTCTCTTATTAGTTCCCGCACACTCGGCCGGATGGACCCCATAGGGAGCCCCTTCAGGAGAGTTATGGACGGCAGGACGAGCAGCTACGGCTACAGCCGCTCCGCGGGCACCCCCGCCACCATTGGATTCCGCTCCCAGACGTGGTCTCGGGCCAGCCCCGGGTCCAGCGTGAGCGCGTCGTACAAGAGGAGCTCGAACAAGCCCCGCGGGGACACTTTCGAGCTGAGCCAAAGTTCCCTCCTGGGCGCGGACTCCTCCAGGCGCTCCAACGAGAAGGAGCAACTCCAAGGGCTCAACGACCGCTTCGCCGTGTACATCGACAAGGTGCATTACCTGGAGCAGCAGAACAAGCAGATCGAGGACGAGATCCAGGCCCTGCGGCACCAGCAGGCGTCCCGCTCGCAGTTGGGCGACCTGTTCGACCAGGAGCTGCAGGACCTGCGCGCCACGCTGGAGCAGATCCACCGCGACAAGGCGCAGATCCAGCTCGACAGCGACCATCTGGAGGACGACATCCAGAGGCTGAGGGACCGCCTGGACGACGAAGCCCGCATCCGGGAGGACACCGAGGCCATCATCCGCGTCCTCAAGAAGGACACCGGCGACTCGGAGCTGCTCAAGTCCGAGCTGGAGAAGAAAGTGCAGTCGCTGCAGGACGAGATCGCCTTCATCCGCAACAACCACGAAGAAGAAGTGAACGAGCTCCTGGGCCACATCCAGGCGTCCCAGGTGACCGTGGAGAAGAGGGACCCGCAGCGGGCCGACATCACCGAGGCTCTGCGCGAGATTCGCAGCGAGCTGGAGGGCCACTCGGACCAAAACCTGCAGCAGGTGGAGAGCTGGTTCATGTGCCACTACGCCAAGCTCAACGAGGCGTCCGAACAGAACAAGGACGCCATCAAGAGCGCCCGCGACGAGATCAACGACTACCGGCGCCAGCTGCAGTCCAAGACGGTGGAGCTGGAGTCGGTGCGCGGCACCAGAGACTCGCTGGAGAGGCAGCTGGGCGACATCGAGGACCGCCACAACAGCGACCTCGCCAGCCTGCAGGTATTAACCACCACTGCGTTCCGTTGTAGCGACGCCCGCAAGGGCAACTTTATGCGTGCATATAAATTCGTTCATCGCACTAATGCGGTGTACAACATGAAAACAAGTGACTTATGATGAGAGTGATGGGCAAATCAATTCCACGTGTAACATTTTATTCAGTTCCTGTCATTAGTAAATAAAAATTCACAATATTTTCTTCCTTGGGACAGCGGCGGTGACTTCCTCTATTTAGTGCCATAAAAGAGTTAAAGGGAAGGACTGCAGCAGACTCAATCGCTTGCCCCCCTTTCTCtactctctccctctctctctgcgCACATTTTTGCTGAGTAAGAATCATGGCGGGATGCCCTCACTGGCCAAGTCCTTGTGCATCACACCACCGCTCCCCCAGGGCGGGGTGCATGCAaatgaggagtgctggagagtatttaaaaaatctgCGTCAGAATATATTTATAAGGGTTGACGTCATGGCTAAAATAGTCTCACTGTGAGGATTTTCAGTCAAAGATTCGCTCAGTAATCTTGAGACAGGAGGCTTAAAATCTTCCCCTCAATCAAATGtcgtgtgttttgttttgttttgtttttttttttttcccaggagaCGATCCACCAGCTGGACAATGAGCTCAAAAGCACCAAATGGGAGATGGCCCGCCATCTGCGCGAGTACCAGGACCTGCTCAATGTCAAGATGGCCCTGGACATTGAGATTGCTGCATACAGGTGAAACGAGCACAAGAGTTAGTCGTGAGAAAAGGCGGTTTGCAAATCGTACTCAGTATTTTAAAATTGCTATTTTGGAATTTTAgaagacaaaatgaaatatCTATATTTCTTCATAAAATGAGGATTTACTCACTAAACTGCAGAGAGTATCGGGTATCTCCTCAAAGCAAGGCCTTCATAAGGGAGGCCTTCATTTTATCTTAAATTGTAAGatgccttttcaaaaaaaaatctcataaatAACGATGCATTCATACATACACATTATGTGCtgtgtgactggctggcgaccagttcagggtgtattccgcctttcgcctgaagttggctgggaaaggctccagcattcccgtggcccttgtgaagataagcgccttggaaaatgaatggatggatattccaaaGTGctgatcctcatgagggttgctggTAATATGGCGTTGATCAACTGTTTTTGGTCTGacagactggtcaccagtcaatcacagcgcacaaacaaccactcatatCCTCATTGTAATGATAAACAATTATTGCAAATTGTGATTAAGGGGGAAAAGTAACTGaaatttatttaatatattttttttattaaaaaataaactggtGTTAGAATAGTGAATTTGCAAGTATTTCAGAGTGAAGGTTTTGTGTGTAActggattttgttttaatttactgtacacAGTACTCGTTAATCCATATGTTAGCATGTTTTGTCAACAACGTGTGAATGTATTCTGCAcggaaattattttttactatttttgatCGTATATTCGACCAATATATCCTGTCGAGTGTGCTCAATCAATTGAAAACGCATTTCCCTACTTTGCTGCAATTAACAGAGGGACTGTTGTTTCAGTCTCGATTAGTCTAAAGATTATGTAATGATATAAATATGAATGAGAAGTATAAATAACAGAATTTTTCAATTGATTATTAATCATCCATATCCATCAACCATTGAGTCAAATGGTAATCCTTACAGTGAACTTGTTCATGACCCCACCAGGAAACTCCTGGAGGGTGAGGAGACCCACTTCAGCACATTCTCCCATCGCCCAGCGGTTTCATCCACCAGAATATCAATATCCAAATCAGAAGCTCCCAGGATGAAGGTGCAACATAAATTTGTCGAGGAGATCATCGAGGAGACCAGGGTGGAGGATGACAAAGCCGACATGGAGGAGGCCTTGGATCAGATTGCCCAGGAGCTCTCGGCCACACTGGAAGGCAGTggaggggaggaggaagaggaggacgctgaggtggaggaagaggaagtcgTAGCTGTAACCGATGCTAAGGTTAGTTCGAAAGCACCGgccgaggaggaagaagaagaggacgacGAAGAGGGGGAGGAAGATGACAAGGAGGAAAATGAAGAAGATGGGGACGAGGGGAAAGGAGAGGAGCCGGGTGACGACGAGGCGGTAGTCGAGGAAACTGTCCTGTGCTCCAAAACTCATGAGTCGAAAGCCACTCCTGAGAAAGTGAAAGCtggagaggaagaagatgaagaggGAGAAGAAGAGGCCAGCGGGGGAGAAGAGGAAGCCGACAAAGCATCCAAAGATGGAGACGATAAGGAAGAAAAGGCGGATGAGGACGAAGGCAAAGAAGATGAGAAGGTAAAGGTTGAAGACGTGGTGACGGAAACAATTGTAGCCAAAGTAGAAGTTCAGAAAACAGAAGCTGCGAAACCTGAAGCCAAAAAGGAAGAAAGTGTCACGGTAGAACTGACAAAACCAGATTCCCTCAAAACTGAATCCCCAAAAGCTGTTTCCCCAAAGTCTGAATCCCCCAAAACAGCTTCCCCAAAGCCTCAATCCCCAAAAACTGGTTCCCCAAAGTCTGAATCCCCAAAAGCCGGTTCCCCAAAGTCTGAATCTCCAAAAGCCGGTTCCCCAAAGTCTGAATCTCCAAAAGCTGGTTCCCCCAAGACAGAATCTCCAAAAGCTGGTTCTCCAAAGTCTGACTCCCCAAAGCCTGGGTCCCCCAAGACAGAATCCCCAAAAGCTGGTTCACCCAAGATAGAATCCCCCAAACCTCTGTCCCCTAAATCTGAATCCCCAAAGCCTGGTTCAAATTCAGAATCGCCAAAAGCAGGGTCCCCTAAATCAGAATCGCCCAAGCCAGCATCTCCCAAAGAAGACTCACCAAAAACTACCCCTCCAAAAGCAGAGTCTCCTAAATCGGAAGCTCCTAAGCCCGCATCACCCAAAGAAGACTCGCCCAAGGCTGGCTCCCCCAAAGCAGAGTCCCCTAAATCAGAATCTCCCAAGGCTAGCTCCCCCAAAACAGAATCCCCTAAATTAGAATCTCTCAAGCCTGGATCCCCCAAAGAAGACTCACCGAAGGCCACCTCCCCAAAAGCAGAGTCCCCCAAACCTGATCCTACAAAGCCAGACTCGCCAAAGGCTGAATCTCCTGAGACGGAAACGAAAAAACTCGACACACCCAAGCCTGCCGAAGACAAAAAGAGCGACTCCGCAGACGACAAGAAGATGAAGGACGCGGCCATGAACGGCGACGTGGACAAGACGAGCCCGGAGGAAGCGGAGAAGAAAAAGGCCGACGGGAACGACGTGATCATCAATGGCGTGGACGAGAGTCCCGTCAAGGACGACGGGAGCCAGAAGGTGGTGACCACCAAAACGGTGGAGACCATCATCACGGGGGAGGACGGCTTGCAGCAGGTCACCAAGTCGGTCACCGTCACCGAGACGGtgaaggaggtggaggaggtgcTGCAGGAGAAGATGGTCTCCACCGTCAAGACGGAGAGGCACTCCAGCCATTCCATCAAGCAGGTGACGGAGGGGGACTGAGGAGGTGGGCTCCGATCGTGACGACAAGCAATCAAGCAGAACTAACATAAGAGAATACCATTCAGCTAGAGCAACATACGAAACCTTAGAGAGAAGCCAAAACCGCTACAAATGTTAGAAATGCATGTTTGCAGACGCAGCGAGGGCCGAACCATTGagacattttaacaattttCCGTTCTTGCCGCCGTTCAACCGAAGGGTTCGTGGGGTTCGGGGTGGGCGGGGCTTTGCATGCAATAGCTCAGGGGCCGGAGGGGGGGGCACTTTTCCCCCCtcctgtgtatgtatgtatgtatgtatggtaaAGAGAGAAGATCAATATCGCTATATGGGGAATTACTTTTTAGCTGAAGCAAATGAGGGAAGGGTGACGTGGGTGGAAGTTGGGGGAGGGGTTGGGGTCCTGTGCACACATGCTGTCCTGAACTAGCCTTATGCCTAACGTGAACATAGCAAGTCagccaaaaaagaaaactacacACCTGCCGCAGTGAACGACAACAGGACGACCGCAAGACCACACCGACCATACGCAGCTCCCGAGGAAGTCGTAGCCTTAAACCTGCTTTTGGATCCCCCCCGTTAACGTCGACCCGAGCGCAAATGCAACGAAATAACGTCAGAGTGCTTAGGGACTTACATTCTTGTATATGCATAGGAACTTGACTTGAAATTGAAATACAGAAATATATGAGGTGCTACTGTTTGCGGTCCCGTGACCTTACTCATCACCGATGATTTCCCAGCAGCATTTGCTCAATAAACGTCATCATGAAGTCAACGGCTACCTtctcctgtctttttttttcatacaattaTGGCAACatgttacaaacaaacaattaatTGAGTAAATgatcaaagttaaaaaaaaaaaaaaaatcttcatatgggttttttttttggaatggtcAAAGTGATGTCTTGAATGAGAAGGTTTCTAAaacaggcggaacggtggaCGAATGGTTAGACGGTCTGCCTCACAGTACGGAGGACCGCGGTTGAACTcccggccccgactgtgtgAAGTTTGAACGTTTTCCCTGCGCATTTGTGGGTtttagcgggtaggaagattaagaagacaaaggtagagcagagagtTAGgcggtggaagttgaggaaggaaaaatgttggaagagctcccggaagactggaatactactgccaaggtacgcagagaggcaggcaggagagtacttggggtgccttctggtaggaaaggggagaaggagacttggtggtggaaccccaaaaacacaggaagtgatccaaggaaagagattagcgaagaagaagcggGACACGGaaaagactgaggagaggcgacgtagggcaaaggtagtggtggcgaaggctaagCAAGAGGCGTACGACGACATGTACACAAGGTTGGAtgcgaaagagggagaaaaggatctctacaggttggccagacagagggacaggacagtgggtgttaagagaggaggatgcacgagatgggcatggatggaaaaagatgacacgctgaggcgaccccgaacaggacaaaccgagaggaaaagaagaagaagaagatgtgtggggtttttttttccagtttcctTCAACATCCTAAAAACGTGCTTAGTGggttaattggtgactctaaattgcccgtaggtgtgagtccaaatggttggcgattggctggcaacctggtGTACTTAGCCTACCACCCGAAGACAGCTGAGATcagctccagcagtcccgcaacccttgtgaggataagcagcaaggaaaatggattgtTTCTAAAACAGCACTCCACCCAACCTCGTTCCCCATGTCGTGAacatcacttttctttttttcttgactgCTTGTGCTTGTCAACCGCGATACATCGTctatatcaggggtgtcaaactcatttttttccggttaaaatatttaatcatctcctcatatttacatcaatttattaaatagttttggaatcaggaatcaagggtaatgtgttttttctactattcacgtttggtaacacaaaaaaatgcctgtaatatctcaactttatcatttaggatatatgacaattggaaattttggtacagattttttcaagaattatggaaattgacactctggatttggcttcccggcgggccgcataaaaacatgtaatgggccagatctggccccagggccttgagtttgacaccagtgctcgATATGTACAACCTTCTCatgtcatttgttttgcttgtttcaGTATAAACGTATTCCGTTCATAAATATTGGTCAAAAATCGCAATCACCTGAATGTTGTTTGCTGCAAATCCTTTTTAGACGCGATGTTTCATGTCTTTGAATTTCACCACCTCTTCTTTATCCCCGTGAGAAGTGGGAGGGGGACGCCCTCTGTTAACTGGGTGTGTGGCTGGAACATAATGATAGTGATGTTGGAATGTCGCCAAGTCATAAAAATGTCTCAATAATTGATCATCATTATTCATGATGCAATATTCACCATTTCCCCTACTTAGGAACAACACTATCATCcaatggatttgaaatgaatttcaGAAACTGCAACCCATTTTGGAAAACTgctcttgggtttttttttccactcctgtCTCTCGCAATTTTAGAgcatatcatttaaaatattagaaaacCAATGCTGGATGATCACAACACTTACTAATCACCTAATCAGATTGGTTTGACGCTATTGCTGCTAGGGCCAATTTGCATTATCGCCGTCCGTCCGCCAATATTCTGTGCTCCTGGTGCTCATGAGGGTCGCCGGTGATCagaagaatttttttccacttatggCCAacttggagtcttcaattaaccgaaCATGCAAGTTTGTGGGAGCCAGAGAgaggacacgcaaactccacgaaTAGGAGCTGCGGTTCAACAGAGAACCACCAAAAAggccagatgtgctaaccaatagagctcgtgcacgtgacgtcaccgttttcacggcgccatattgccggttaaaCAGAACTGCTCGATAGTGTgtgggacattgaactggagcagaatattcacaatgcccgagacttgttgtgctgttggttattacagcagacgagacagatactcaaagaggtcattctagcggataccagctgaaaagaccagaaaatatcgattgatttcagcaattaaacgtgatggatgccGCCCaagcaaaatacacacacgtctgtgtaccgattgtttcatttcaggtaggaattattctactcaatctcaaattcccaggaagtatttataatgccaaattggctcatttgagaacaatggaaaaaaaacccgacaaGGATTCATCTCCAATGTACacagaagcatgttgcggccacaggttaaacttcagtaaatctctccccgacagatgtttgttttttgtttttttttttaaatatgcattgttctcaaatgattccaatgcatatttaaaaaaagaaaataaaccatcgctCACACAGGTTAACgcaggttaacgtgtggctgcaacacgcttccgtgttcgGGGGGTGAAGCCTATCTAggggtttattttcattttttaaatacccattggactcatttgagaacattgcatatttaaaaaaaaaaaagtctgtcatggagaagtttaccaaagtttaatgcATGGCCACGACACGCttcgtgtatggaggagccaactcgctgtcttttttttcccccaatcatacttaatgaatgcgagtttgtgtaaaaccaggcgttatttatttaaatattgctatttgtattgaaaaaaatctgagtggctccatcactatgtgggatttattcgtGATTGAGAACAAATCTAGCAACgacgtatttgtatgcgtccagacttttctacgctttcaaactcttccgtgtaaatctcgacgacttactcagcagatccacgtgtagatccagtcgtCCGAGACGAGCGGGAGCGGGTTAACATTCTAATTTCTTATCAGTGAAAATATCGACTTCgggattaaatatgggtcctctataccaagtgtctctcatttttccacgtatcttcgtttattatcaccttctaaatgtttaacggtatcggacaaaactttgggagacgtattttcgtgtcgtctccaaccgactttgATTGATcggcagtatggccagtcacgtgatttcgatgacgtaggtgcacgagctcgacaCCCACCGTGCAGAAAACTCAATGTAAAGAGCCATCTTGACAGTGG
This DNA window, taken from Syngnathoides biaculeatus isolate LvHL_M chromosome 17, ASM1980259v1, whole genome shotgun sequence, encodes the following:
- the nefma gene encoding neurofilament, medium polypeptide a gives rise to the protein MDPIGSPFRRVMDGRTSSYGYSRSAGTPATIGFRSQTWSRASPGSSVSASYKRSSNKPRGDTFELSQSSLLGADSSRRSNEKEQLQGLNDRFAVYIDKVHYLEQQNKQIEDEIQALRHQQASRSQLGDLFDQELQDLRATLEQIHRDKAQIQLDSDHLEDDIQRLRDRLDDEARIREDTEAIIRVLKKDTGDSELLKSELEKKVQSLQDEIAFIRNNHEEEVNELLGHIQASQVTVEKRDPQRADITEALREIRSELEGHSDQNLQQVESWFMCHYAKLNEASEQNKDAIKSARDEINDYRRQLQSKTVELESVRGTRDSLERQLGDIEDRHNSDLASLQETIHQLDNELKSTKWEMARHLREYQDLLNVKMALDIEIAAYRKLLEGEETHFSTFSHRPAVSSTRISISKSEAPRMKVQHKFVEEIIEETRVEDDKADMEEALDQIAQELSATLEGSGGEEEEEDAEVEEEEVVAVTDAKVSSKAPAEEEEEEDDEEGEEDDKEENEEDGDEGKGEEPGDDEAVVEETVLCSKTHESKATPEKVKAGEEEDEEGEEEASGGEEEADKASKDGDDKEEKADEDEGKEDEKVKVEDVVTETIVAKVEVQKTEAAKPEAKKEESVTVELTKPDSLKTESPKAVSPKSESPKTASPKPQSPKTGSPKSESPKAGSPKSESPKAGSPKSESPKAGSPKTESPKAGSPKSDSPKPGSPKTESPKAGSPKIESPKPLSPKSESPKPGSNSESPKAGSPKSESPKPASPKEDSPKTTPPKAESPKSEAPKPASPKEDSPKAGSPKAESPKSESPKASSPKTESPKLESLKPGSPKEDSPKATSPKAESPKPDPTKPDSPKAESPETETKKLDTPKPAEDKKSDSADDKKMKDAAMNGDVDKTSPEEAEKKKADGNDVIINGVDESPVKDDGSQKVVTTKTVETIITGEDGLQQVTKSVTVTETVKEVEEVLQEKMVSTVKTERHSSHSIKQVTEGD